A DNA window from Bdellovibrio sp. BCCA contains the following coding sequences:
- a CDS encoding SpoIIE family protein phosphatase, protein MYLILALKIFEDDKIAYVFDSSSSMSGTMAAQIKTQLNAVLGTTKPIFQDYLTQQKFTPVSDSIFMNEFNLESIVVFTPSQSGAFEKAATLEKVPDQTASVLASLQNQIPSYFAEVEATRRVVKVPFSDDRIFIFEKVSDETKTRNTVFLVIVRMSEASEMFRAAMSQKMYLISQDGTVLFGPDGMPGKKLQETVTPSFLKGSSAKVAQGAETDKAADGTDLLVSFSKAGFGDLIVVTTVEKEKALGAVQILIRKSLIFFGILISVTIILSLFASSGITQALTQLFNATKKVAEGDFNIRVDVKSTDEVGSLADNFNIMAAEVSRLLDQTAEKARMESELQTAKTVQETLFPETRAKIGPLAIAGYYEPASECGGDWWHYCQIGNKIFLWIGDATGHGAPAALITSAAKSASTIIERLNISPSKALELLNRSIYDVSKGRIMMTFFLASFDLDTGELVYCNASHEAPFLIKKGEGPLKKKDLVPLNEVNNPRLGQARDSVYQQTSIQVDEGDSVFFYTDGIPDIQNPGKEAWGEREFIKALIAANKDYPGVNDSVDRFVVSFQGHRQGATLVDDVTFFVVKREGLN, encoded by the coding sequence GTGTATTTAATTTTAGCGTTGAAGATTTTTGAAGACGACAAGATCGCCTATGTCTTTGATTCTTCAAGCAGTATGTCAGGAACCATGGCGGCTCAAATTAAGACACAGCTCAATGCTGTGCTTGGAACGACGAAGCCGATCTTTCAAGATTACCTCACCCAACAAAAATTCACGCCGGTTTCTGATTCTATTTTCATGAATGAGTTCAATCTTGAATCCATCGTGGTGTTTACTCCGTCACAAAGCGGTGCTTTTGAAAAAGCAGCGACTCTTGAAAAAGTTCCGGATCAGACAGCGAGTGTTTTGGCTTCTTTGCAAAATCAAATACCGTCGTATTTCGCGGAAGTGGAAGCCACACGCCGTGTGGTGAAAGTGCCTTTCAGCGACGATCGTATTTTCATCTTTGAAAAAGTCAGCGATGAAACAAAAACACGCAATACGGTGTTTCTTGTCATCGTGCGTATGAGCGAAGCCTCTGAAATGTTCAGAGCAGCAATGTCGCAAAAAATGTATTTGATCTCTCAAGATGGAACTGTGCTTTTTGGTCCGGATGGAATGCCGGGAAAGAAACTGCAAGAGACGGTGACGCCGTCTTTCTTGAAAGGCTCTTCTGCGAAAGTAGCACAAGGGGCCGAGACGGATAAAGCTGCTGATGGCACAGATCTTTTGGTGTCTTTCTCTAAAGCGGGTTTCGGTGATTTGATTGTTGTAACAACGGTAGAAAAAGAAAAAGCTTTGGGTGCCGTGCAAATCCTGATTCGCAAATCTTTGATTTTTTTCGGAATCTTGATTTCGGTAACAATCATTCTCAGTCTTTTTGCTTCCAGCGGTATCACGCAAGCTCTTACTCAGCTTTTCAACGCGACTAAAAAAGTGGCGGAAGGGGATTTCAATATTCGTGTGGATGTGAAATCCACGGATGAAGTTGGAAGTTTGGCGGATAATTTTAATATCATGGCGGCGGAAGTATCACGTTTGTTAGATCAAACGGCTGAAAAAGCGCGTATGGAATCCGAACTTCAAACGGCGAAAACCGTGCAAGAAACTCTTTTCCCTGAAACACGTGCGAAAATCGGGCCTTTGGCCATTGCCGGTTACTATGAGCCTGCCAGTGAGTGCGGTGGCGACTGGTGGCACTACTGTCAAATCGGAAATAAAATCTTCTTGTGGATCGGGGACGCCACAGGGCACGGTGCTCCGGCTGCCTTGATTACGAGTGCTGCAAAATCCGCTTCAACGATTATTGAGCGGTTAAACATTTCGCCATCAAAAGCTCTCGAACTTTTGAATCGCAGTATCTATGACGTTTCAAAAGGTCGTATCATGATGACGTTCTTCTTGGCGTCTTTTGATTTAGACACGGGCGAGTTGGTGTACTGCAATGCCTCTCACGAAGCGCCGTTCTTGATTAAAAAAGGTGAGGGGCCTCTTAAGAAAAAAGATTTAGTGCCCCTTAATGAAGTGAATAATCCCAGATTAGGGCAAGCGCGTGATTCCGTTTACCAACAGACGAGCATTCAGGTAGATGAGGGTGATTCTGTTTTCTTCTATACGGACGGAATTCCCGACATTCAAAATCCTGGAAAAGAAGCTTGGGGCGAGAGAGAATTTATCAAGGCCCTTATCGCCGCGAACAAAGACTATCCTGGCGTGAATGATTCGGTAGATCGTTTCGTTGTGAGCTTCCAAGGCCATCGTCAGGGAGCAACCTTAGTCGATGACGTGACATTTTTTGTGGTCAAACGAGAAGGTCTTAATTAA